In Arthrobacter sp. CDRTa11, one DNA window encodes the following:
- a CDS encoding class I SAM-dependent methyltransferase yields the protein MNQRGATEHRRAALSGLSGKVIEIGAGEGSAFGLYPSSVTEVLAVEPDDELRRLAKAKAVSAPVPVRVVAGAAETIPAPNASADAVVTSLVLCSVEDQAAVLAEIRRVLRPGGALAYYEHVRSGHKVLAALQDLVTPAWQRLAGGCHPNRDTLQAISSAGFTIRENRRFGFSAGPLVPPVDHILGHAIWPGDRQGPGS from the coding sequence ATGAACCAACGCGGCGCCACGGAGCACCGCCGTGCCGCACTGTCCGGCCTGTCAGGCAAGGTGATAGAAATCGGGGCAGGGGAAGGCTCAGCGTTTGGGCTCTACCCCAGCTCTGTCACCGAGGTTCTGGCGGTGGAGCCTGATGATGAGCTCCGGCGGCTGGCCAAGGCCAAGGCGGTGTCCGCCCCGGTTCCGGTCCGGGTGGTGGCCGGAGCGGCGGAGACGATTCCCGCGCCGAACGCCAGTGCCGACGCCGTGGTCACAAGTCTTGTGCTCTGCAGTGTCGAGGACCAGGCCGCCGTCCTGGCAGAAATCCGGCGGGTTCTGCGGCCCGGCGGCGCACTGGCGTACTACGAGCATGTCCGTTCGGGCCATAAAGTCCTGGCTGCGCTGCAGGACCTGGTGACGCCGGCCTGGCAGCGCCTGGCCGGCGGCTGCCATCCGAACCGGGACACGCTGCAGGCCATCTCCTCTGCTGGATTCACCATCCGGGAGAACCGTCGGTTCGGTTTCTCTGCCGGCCCGCTGGTGCCCCCGGTGGACCACATCCTCGGCCACGCCATATGGCCTGGGGACCGGCAAGGTCCCGGCAGCTGA
- a CDS encoding D-sedoheptulose-7-phosphate isomerase: MTAEWSLREADVQALARHGALFPALPSAVPSPVPSGAAVMDAGTALVDAAAAHAVRAHLDNVLPALDSLRSQSDRLAAWGVELAQRLLRGQRVMAAGNGGSAAEAQHLTAELVGRFDGERIPFSAISLHAETSAVTAISNDYGYDEVFARQIRAHGRSGDVLVLLSTSGKSPNLLRAAETAARLNITTWALTGPGPNPLALACDEAVTIEAINANAQEGHLIALHAICRAFDLEVNRSGAGNHSRDYSGSPDGEAGGRA; the protein is encoded by the coding sequence GTGACTGCCGAATGGTCCCTTCGTGAGGCGGACGTCCAGGCCCTGGCCCGCCACGGCGCGCTTTTCCCGGCGCTTCCTTCCGCAGTGCCTTCCCCCGTTCCTTCCGGTGCAGCCGTTATGGACGCGGGAACAGCCCTTGTGGACGCGGCCGCGGCACATGCTGTTCGCGCCCACCTGGACAACGTCCTGCCTGCGCTGGACTCGCTCCGGAGCCAGTCGGACCGCCTGGCCGCGTGGGGAGTTGAGCTGGCCCAGCGCCTGCTCCGGGGGCAGCGGGTGATGGCCGCGGGCAACGGCGGGTCGGCCGCCGAGGCCCAGCACCTGACCGCTGAACTGGTAGGACGGTTCGACGGCGAGCGGATCCCCTTCTCCGCGATCTCCCTCCACGCCGAGACCTCGGCGGTGACGGCGATTTCCAATGACTACGGCTACGACGAGGTGTTCGCCCGGCAGATCCGGGCCCACGGCCGTTCCGGTGACGTGCTGGTCCTGCTATCCACCAGCGGCAAGAGCCCCAACCTGCTCAGGGCCGCGGAAACAGCCGCCCGGCTCAACATCACCACTTGGGCACTGACGGGACCCGGGCCCAACCCCCTGGCCTTGGCCTGTGACGAGGCCGTGACCATTGAAGCCATTAACGCCAACGCCCAGGAAGGGCACCTGATCGCGCTGCATGCCATCTGCCGGGCCTTCGACCTGGAGGTCAACCGGAGCGGAGCCGGAAACCACAGCAGGGACTACTCTGGCAGCCCTGATGGAGAAGCAGGAGGCCGGGCATGA
- a CDS encoding aldehyde dehydrogenase family protein translates to MHTTARQTDAASAATPIPATPTRPTHVTGDGSGVTIRDPRSGETLWTVPEAEPHTVTEAVDVARKTAAEWAFTAAAERGSRLRAAARALEDAAHELAGLNSSETGRPLEEALGGIAAGVSTLEQYAELGPLHRGRSLRGNSLASDYTVAEPRGVAVLLTPWNDPVAVACGLIGAALATGNTVIHKPSERCPRLGEALGEVLAPAFPPGVLLTVSGGAGVGALLTNAGVDVIAHVGSSASGARIAAAAAATGAHFIRENGGNDPLLVDRDVDPVWAAEQAAIGAFANSGQICTSVERIYVHEAIADEFCAALEAEAALRNGNGTVAPLVDTRLREAVHAQVAEAVKLGAHAVEGGAVPDGPGAHYPATVLLGCTGSMQVMTEETFGPVAPVQVVSTFAEGLREACSGRFGLAATVLTGSIAHAQQAIASLPVGTVKVNEVFGGAPGGSAQPRGDSGEGFGYGPELLDEFTRVKVVHVAAPPVTLDQGTP, encoded by the coding sequence ATGCATACCACTGCCAGGCAGACGGATGCCGCATCAGCGGCCACGCCGATACCAGCCACGCCAACACGGCCCACCCACGTCACCGGGGACGGTTCCGGGGTCACCATCAGGGATCCACGCAGCGGCGAGACCCTGTGGACAGTTCCGGAGGCTGAACCCCATACAGTAACCGAAGCCGTGGATGTGGCACGCAAGACCGCAGCCGAATGGGCCTTCACCGCCGCCGCGGAGAGGGGTTCGCGCCTGCGGGCGGCGGCCCGGGCGCTCGAGGACGCCGCCCATGAGCTGGCCGGGCTCAACAGCAGTGAGACGGGACGCCCCCTGGAGGAAGCCCTGGGCGGGATCGCCGCCGGGGTTTCCACCCTGGAGCAGTACGCCGAGCTCGGACCCCTGCACCGGGGGCGCAGCCTCAGGGGCAACAGCCTGGCCTCGGACTACACGGTGGCAGAGCCGCGTGGAGTGGCCGTTCTGCTGACGCCCTGGAACGATCCCGTGGCGGTTGCCTGCGGGCTGATCGGTGCCGCCCTGGCCACCGGCAACACGGTGATACACAAACCCAGCGAACGTTGCCCCCGGTTAGGCGAAGCACTGGGAGAGGTGCTCGCTCCGGCCTTCCCGCCGGGAGTGCTGCTGACCGTCTCCGGCGGTGCCGGCGTGGGTGCCCTGCTGACAAACGCGGGGGTGGACGTCATCGCGCATGTGGGTTCCAGCGCATCGGGCGCCCGGATCGCAGCGGCCGCCGCGGCCACCGGCGCGCACTTCATTCGTGAAAACGGCGGCAATGATCCGCTCCTGGTGGACCGCGATGTGGACCCTGTGTGGGCTGCCGAGCAGGCGGCGATCGGTGCCTTCGCCAACAGCGGCCAGATCTGCACTTCAGTGGAGCGGATCTACGTTCATGAGGCTATTGCCGATGAGTTCTGCGCCGCACTGGAAGCCGAAGCCGCCCTCCGCAACGGCAACGGCACCGTGGCACCACTGGTGGACACGCGGCTGCGGGAAGCTGTCCACGCCCAGGTTGCCGAAGCGGTGAAGCTTGGTGCGCACGCCGTGGAAGGCGGCGCCGTTCCGGACGGGCCGGGCGCCCACTACCCGGCCACCGTCCTGCTGGGCTGCACCGGGAGCATGCAGGTGATGACCGAGGAAACCTTCGGGCCGGTGGCACCCGTGCAAGTGGTATCAACTTTCGCAGAAGGGCTGCGGGAGGCCTGCAGCGGCCGGTTCGGGCTTGCCGCCACGGTACTCACGGGGAGCATCGCCCATGCGCAGCAGGCCATTGCCTCCCTTCCCGTAGGGACCGTGAAGGTCAATGAGGTGTTTGGCGGCGCCCCCGGAGGTTCAGCGCAACCCCGCGGCGACAGCGGCGAAGGCTTCGGCTACGGACCCGAGCTTTTGGATGAGTTCACCCGGGTGAAAGTGGTGCACGTCGCTGCGCCGCCCGTGACGCTGGATCAGGGCACACCATGA
- a CDS encoding glycosyltransferase family 9 protein: MGRVLVARLDSMGDVLLAGPAVRAVANGRRTDGSQPNQVVMLCGSQGEDAASMLPGAAEVYSWDCPWIMNPAPKMTWPHADRLVDYVSNSRITEAVILTSFHQSPLPLALLLRLAGVERISGASTDYAGSLLDVRLKPGEDFPEDQPEAERALGIAQAAGFTLPAGDDGKLRVDRVPDVKDLVGEGPYVVVHPGAAVPARAWPPFHHAAAVELLEGAGHRVVVTGGPGDTSLTATVAGPSALDLGGRTDLRTLAGVLAGAEAVVIGNTGPAHLAAAVGTPVACLFSPVVPAVRWAPYGVPLELLGDQSAPCRLTRARVCPVPGHPCLDSVPPEEVVQAVERLIGGVTSFSTHLSTRRKARKR, translated from the coding sequence ATGGGACGCGTCCTGGTGGCAAGGCTGGACAGCATGGGCGACGTCCTGCTCGCCGGCCCGGCCGTCCGGGCCGTTGCCAATGGCCGCCGGACGGATGGAAGCCAGCCAAACCAGGTGGTGATGCTGTGCGGCAGCCAGGGAGAGGACGCTGCGTCCATGCTGCCCGGGGCGGCGGAAGTCTACAGCTGGGACTGCCCGTGGATCATGAATCCTGCGCCCAAGATGACCTGGCCGCACGCCGACAGGTTGGTGGACTACGTCAGCAACTCCAGGATCACCGAGGCCGTGATCCTGACGTCCTTCCACCAGTCCCCGCTGCCGCTTGCCCTGCTGCTCCGCCTTGCCGGCGTGGAAAGGATCAGCGGAGCCTCCACGGACTACGCCGGTTCCCTCCTGGATGTCAGGCTCAAGCCTGGCGAGGACTTTCCGGAAGACCAGCCCGAGGCAGAACGGGCCCTCGGTATCGCACAGGCTGCCGGCTTCACATTGCCGGCAGGAGACGACGGCAAACTGCGGGTGGACCGTGTTCCGGACGTCAAGGATTTGGTGGGGGAAGGTCCCTATGTGGTGGTCCATCCCGGGGCGGCAGTGCCGGCGAGAGCCTGGCCGCCGTTTCACCATGCGGCCGCCGTCGAACTCCTTGAAGGAGCCGGTCACCGGGTAGTGGTGACCGGCGGGCCCGGGGACACGTCGCTGACGGCCACCGTGGCAGGACCATCGGCCCTGGACCTGGGCGGACGCACCGACCTCCGCACCCTGGCGGGGGTGCTGGCGGGTGCTGAGGCAGTGGTGATCGGCAACACCGGCCCGGCCCATCTGGCTGCCGCCGTGGGAACCCCGGTCGCCTGCCTCTTCTCCCCGGTGGTGCCTGCAGTGCGGTGGGCCCCCTACGGTGTGCCCCTGGAACTTCTGGGCGACCAAAGTGCACCGTGCCGGCTCACGCGTGCCCGGGTTTGTCCCGTGCCAGGCCATCCCTGCCTGGATTCCGTGCCTCCGGAGGAGGTGGTGCAGGCCGTGGAGCGTCTGATCGGCGGGGTCACCTCCTTCAGCACCCACCTCAGCACCCGAAGAAAGGCTCGCAAACGATGA
- a CDS encoding glycosyltransferase, whose amino-acid sequence MRLLLWHVHGSWTDAFVRGRHEYLLPVLPEGGPWGLGRAGREWPATVREVALAELDADAVDAVVLQRPEEIAEVFRALGRRPGRDLPAVYVEHNTPKGNFPFIRHPLAEQASIPVVHVTHFNRLAWDSGSAPTLVIEHGIPDPGLLYTGELPELGVVVNEPVRRGRVTGTDLLPVFASVAPLQVFGMQTQGLAAAIGIGESRLTSRGDLRTRELHRELSRCRVYVHPMRWTSLGLSLLEAMHLGMPVVALAATEAPRAVPPEAGAISADMDELLRCAARLVANPEEARRRGAAAREAALARYSLDRFLGRWDEVLADLAPRPKANERLEEKILIPARERKTP is encoded by the coding sequence ATGAGACTCCTGCTGTGGCACGTCCACGGTTCGTGGACCGACGCGTTCGTCCGTGGACGCCATGAATACCTGCTGCCCGTCCTGCCGGAGGGCGGGCCCTGGGGCCTGGGCCGGGCAGGCAGGGAGTGGCCAGCCACTGTCCGGGAAGTCGCGCTGGCGGAGTTGGACGCCGACGCCGTGGACGCCGTCGTTCTTCAGCGTCCCGAAGAAATTGCGGAAGTGTTCAGGGCGCTGGGCCGCCGCCCTGGCCGGGACCTGCCCGCGGTGTACGTGGAGCACAACACTCCGAAGGGGAATTTTCCCTTCATCCGGCATCCGCTGGCTGAGCAGGCAAGCATTCCGGTGGTCCACGTGACCCATTTCAACAGGTTGGCCTGGGACAGCGGCTCGGCCCCCACCCTGGTCATTGAGCACGGGATCCCGGACCCGGGACTCCTTTATACGGGAGAGCTGCCGGAACTGGGAGTGGTGGTCAATGAGCCTGTGCGGCGTGGGCGGGTGACCGGTACGGACCTCCTGCCGGTGTTCGCCTCCGTGGCGCCGCTGCAGGTCTTCGGCATGCAAACCCAAGGACTGGCAGCCGCCATCGGAATAGGGGAATCACGCCTCACGTCGCGGGGCGATCTGAGGACGCGCGAACTGCACAGGGAATTGTCCCGATGCCGGGTCTACGTCCATCCCATGCGGTGGACCTCCCTGGGACTGTCCCTCCTGGAAGCGATGCACCTGGGCATGCCGGTGGTAGCGCTTGCTGCCACGGAAGCGCCGCGGGCGGTGCCGCCCGAAGCGGGAGCCATATCTGCCGACATGGACGAACTGCTGCGCTGCGCCGCCCGGCTGGTGGCCAATCCGGAAGAAGCCCGACGGCGGGGCGCCGCCGCCAGGGAAGCGGCACTGGCGCGCTACAGCCTGGACAGGTTCCTGGGCCGCTGGGATGAAGTGCTGGCGGACCTGGCGCCCCGGCCGAAAGCCAACGAACGTCTGGAAGAGAAGATCCTGATTCCGGCGCGAGAGAGGAAGACCCCATGA
- a CDS encoding D-glycero-alpha-D-manno-heptose-1,7-bisphosphate 7-phosphatase, translated as MGSSATPQLKAVLFDRDGTLVVDVPYNGDPGLVQPMPGAKDVLDSLRRQGLATGVISNQSGIARGILTAADVAGVNARVEELLGPFDVWEVCPHSEEDGCACRKPAPGMVHIACRKLGIEPSEAALIGDIGSDILAAEAAGARGILVPTAVTRPDEVSRSALVASDLAGAVDLLLERTQ; from the coding sequence ATGGGAAGCTCCGCAACTCCGCAGCTCAAGGCTGTCCTGTTCGACAGGGACGGAACCTTGGTGGTTGATGTGCCTTACAACGGGGATCCCGGCCTGGTCCAGCCCATGCCGGGGGCCAAGGACGTGCTGGATTCCCTCCGCCGCCAGGGGCTGGCAACCGGAGTGATCAGCAACCAGTCCGGGATTGCCCGCGGCATCCTCACCGCTGCGGACGTGGCGGGCGTCAACGCGAGGGTGGAGGAGCTCCTGGGTCCTTTTGATGTGTGGGAGGTGTGCCCGCACTCGGAGGAAGACGGCTGCGCCTGCCGGAAGCCCGCCCCGGGAATGGTGCACATCGCCTGCCGGAAACTGGGAATCGAACCTTCCGAGGCCGCGCTCATCGGTGACATTGGAAGTGACATCCTCGCCGCCGAGGCTGCCGGCGCCAGAGGCATCCTGGTGCCTACTGCGGTGACCCGCCCGGACGAAGTCAGCCGGTCCGCATTGGTTGCCAGTGATCTTGCCGGGGCCGTGGATCTGCTCCTGGAGCGGACACAGTAA
- a CDS encoding SDR family oxidoreductase has translation MNIQSPWPGRVLVTGGASGLGAAVVEAVLRAGGTPVVLDRDISAVSSAKAFEVDVSDRLAVEQAVQEAADSLGGLDAVVTAAGIDRCGKLAEVAADEWEKVIGVNLLGTVSVVRAALPHLKASRGRVVTVASTLGKRAVADATAYCASKFGVVGFSHALAAETGGEIGVTTMIPGGMKTRFFDDRTEQYKPQDDSRLNSPGNVAQAILFVLSQPTGCEVREMLICHEEEGSWP, from the coding sequence ATGAACATTCAGTCGCCTTGGCCCGGCCGCGTCCTGGTTACCGGAGGGGCCTCCGGACTGGGTGCCGCCGTCGTCGAAGCTGTCCTCAGGGCAGGGGGTACGCCGGTGGTCCTGGACCGCGACATCAGCGCAGTTTCGTCCGCTAAGGCGTTCGAAGTTGACGTCTCGGACCGGCTTGCCGTTGAGCAGGCTGTCCAGGAGGCAGCGGATTCGCTGGGAGGGCTGGATGCGGTGGTCACGGCGGCGGGAATCGACCGCTGCGGCAAACTGGCGGAGGTTGCCGCGGACGAATGGGAGAAGGTCATCGGCGTCAACCTGCTGGGCACAGTCTCGGTTGTCCGCGCCGCGTTGCCCCACCTCAAGGCTTCCCGGGGGCGGGTGGTGACCGTGGCTTCGACGCTGGGAAAGCGTGCGGTGGCTGATGCGACCGCGTACTGCGCCTCCAAGTTTGGCGTGGTGGGCTTCAGCCATGCGCTGGCCGCGGAGACCGGCGGGGAAATCGGCGTGACCACCATGATCCCCGGCGGTATGAAGACCCGCTTCTTTGATGACAGGACCGAGCAGTACAAACCGCAGGACGACTCCCGGCTCAACAGCCCGGGCAACGTGGCCCAGGCCATCCTGTTTGTGCTGTCCCAGCCCACCGGCTGCGAGGTGCGGGAGATGCTCATCTGCCACGAGGAGGAGGGCTCCTGGCCCTGA
- a CDS encoding sigma-70 family RNA polymerase sigma factor: MPDLIAALAVENTRAETRPVEVPPPNSPVRGGRLRQTFENDLVLSYLDLAEALAARFEARGRERADLNQVAYLGLVKAARGFDQTKGDSFPAYAAPTITGELKRYLRDRSWVVRPPRHIQDLRSRLFRVEPELAQTLGRNPTVDELAQELGVESGEVQEAISASSSLHPDSLDAVNPNSDAPPIAEVLAAPETPLERLEELACLREAMEELDPGDRELLYRRYFCEETQVELGKRLGMSQMQVSRRLARVLVELQRRLLENSYVAESRTGEALHLSAAPRRAGSGRPSNGSQRGSRSRVSTR, encoded by the coding sequence TACCAGAGCTGAGACGCGTCCGGTGGAGGTTCCTCCACCCAACTCTCCTGTTAGGGGTGGGCGCCTCCGACAAACTTTCGAAAACGACCTGGTCCTGAGCTACCTGGACCTCGCTGAAGCGCTGGCCGCCCGGTTTGAGGCCCGAGGCCGGGAGCGGGCCGACCTCAACCAGGTGGCATACCTGGGCCTGGTCAAGGCCGCGCGAGGCTTTGACCAGACAAAAGGTGACAGCTTTCCGGCCTATGCAGCGCCCACTATTACTGGCGAACTTAAGAGGTACCTCCGCGACAGGAGTTGGGTGGTCAGGCCACCAAGGCACATCCAGGATCTGCGTTCGCGCCTGTTCCGCGTGGAGCCTGAATTGGCCCAGACGCTGGGAAGGAACCCCACTGTCGACGAGCTAGCCCAGGAACTGGGAGTGGAAAGTGGGGAGGTGCAGGAGGCCATCTCGGCGTCGAGCAGCCTGCATCCGGACTCGCTCGACGCCGTAAACCCGAACAGCGATGCGCCTCCGATCGCAGAGGTGCTCGCCGCTCCTGAAACGCCCCTGGAACGGCTCGAAGAGCTCGCCTGCTTGCGGGAAGCCATGGAGGAGCTCGATCCCGGGGACCGGGAACTGTTATACCGGCGGTACTTCTGCGAAGAGACCCAGGTTGAACTGGGCAAACGCCTGGGAATGTCCCAGATGCAGGTTTCGCGGCGTTTGGCCCGCGTGCTGGTGGAACTGCAGCGCAGGCTTCTGGAAAACAGCTACGTTGCCGAATCCAGGACCGGGGAAGCCCTGCACCTGTCCGCTGCTCCGCGAAGGGCCGGATCCGGCCGGCCGTCCAATGGATCGCAGCGGGGCAGCCGTTCCCGAGTCTCCACCCGGTGA
- a CDS encoding PfkB family carbohydrate kinase, with the protein MRIVVVGDAILDVDLSGEATRLSPDAPVPVVDVSGIRRRAGGAGLVARMLAEDGWPVTLVTVLADDDAGRQLEAALAGVRLVAGPSSFPSPVKTRVRAGSHPVVRFDQGCGPTPVPEVTPAMLRAVEKAGAIIVADYGRGLAANAQLRELLTRLADDVPIVWDPHPSGAPPVPGVAVVTPNLSEAHKAAGSGTAAPGNMASSNGAGDVAGVLLDQWRSRAVLVTTGEHGAVLLTRRDPTPQLVPVPRVEVGDPCGAGDRLAASLAVHLLAGRDLQDASVLAVHEAADFLAAGGVASLPDPSAPGKARHRTTEPLLLARSVRENGGTVVATGGCFDLLHAGHVRSLAAARELGDCLIVCLNSDASAHRLKGEQRPIMGQQDRAELLLALECVDAVMIFDEDTPEAALDRLRPDIWVKGGDYKGARLPEAELVESWGGRCVTVPYHPARSTTLLADALAKVS; encoded by the coding sequence ATGAGGATCGTTGTGGTGGGCGACGCAATCTTGGATGTTGACCTGTCCGGCGAGGCCACCCGGCTCAGTCCCGATGCCCCTGTGCCCGTAGTTGACGTCTCCGGGATCAGGCGCCGGGCCGGGGGAGCCGGGCTGGTGGCCCGGATGCTGGCGGAGGACGGCTGGCCCGTCACCCTGGTGACGGTCCTGGCAGATGACGACGCCGGACGGCAGCTTGAGGCGGCGCTCGCGGGAGTCCGGCTTGTGGCCGGGCCCAGCAGCTTCCCGTCGCCGGTCAAGACCCGGGTCCGGGCAGGCTCCCATCCCGTGGTCCGTTTTGACCAGGGCTGCGGGCCAACGCCGGTACCCGAGGTGACTCCAGCGATGCTGCGGGCCGTGGAAAAGGCCGGGGCCATCATCGTTGCCGACTACGGCCGCGGTCTGGCCGCCAACGCACAGCTGAGGGAACTTCTGACAAGACTGGCCGACGATGTTCCCATCGTATGGGACCCGCACCCCTCCGGGGCCCCTCCCGTTCCGGGGGTAGCCGTGGTGACGCCCAACCTGTCCGAAGCCCACAAGGCCGCCGGCAGCGGGACCGCGGCGCCCGGAAACATGGCCTCCTCCAATGGAGCCGGGGACGTTGCGGGCGTCCTGCTGGACCAGTGGCGCAGCCGTGCCGTCCTGGTGACCACCGGGGAACATGGCGCCGTTCTCCTGACCCGGCGGGACCCAACGCCCCAGCTTGTTCCCGTTCCCCGGGTGGAGGTGGGCGATCCCTGCGGTGCCGGCGATAGGCTGGCCGCCAGCCTGGCCGTCCACCTGCTGGCAGGCCGTGACCTTCAGGACGCGTCCGTACTCGCTGTCCATGAGGCCGCAGATTTCCTGGCGGCCGGAGGGGTGGCGTCCCTGCCGGATCCCTCCGCGCCGGGGAAAGCCAGGCACCGCACCACTGAGCCGCTCCTGCTGGCCCGCAGCGTGCGGGAGAACGGCGGCACGGTGGTTGCCACCGGAGGCTGCTTCGACCTGTTGCACGCCGGGCATGTCAGGTCATTGGCAGCAGCCCGGGAACTGGGGGACTGCCTTATTGTCTGTCTGAACTCGGATGCCTCGGCCCACCGCCTGAAAGGAGAGCAGCGCCCCATCATGGGCCAGCAGGACCGGGCGGAGTTGTTGCTGGCGCTGGAGTGTGTGGACGCAGTGATGATTTTTGACGAGGACACGCCGGAGGCCGCGCTGGACCGGCTTCGGCCCGATATCTGGGTCAAGGGCGGCGACTACAAAGGTGCGCGCCTGCCCGAAGCGGAACTGGTGGAGAGCTGGGGCGGACGCTGCGTCACCGTTCCCTACCATCCGGCCCGCTCCACCACCCTTCTGGCCGACGCCCTGGCGAAGGTCAGCTGA
- a CDS encoding glycosyltransferase: MKISMISEHASPLAALGGVDAGGQNVHVAALSEALAKRGHTVTVYTRRDATELPARVKVGRRLEVVHVDAGPACHIPKDELLPLMGELADGVAKDWGQRRPDVVHGHFWMSGLAALYAARREGAGYQVPVIQTFHALGTVKRRHQGAEDTSPLERRWLEPGVGRSADRIIATCSDEVFELKAMGINTSKISIAPCGVDLDLFSTEGPADPRPRRHRILSVGRLVPRKGVDLVIRALPLLSEAGFDDVELLIVGGGGDSKVLDADPEVRRLLGLAEELNLSDRVTLQGQVPRAAMPGIFRSADAVVCSPWYEPFGIVPLEAMACGVPVVAAAVGGLRDTVVDHGTGLHVPPRDPEAIASALALLLGDPALAAELGRAGQLRARSRYSWDRVAVETEKAYKLAMAEASAGRVPMEGAAL, from the coding sequence ATGAAAATCTCCATGATTTCAGAACACGCCAGTCCGCTGGCGGCACTGGGCGGGGTGGATGCCGGCGGGCAGAACGTGCATGTTGCGGCATTGTCCGAGGCCTTGGCCAAGAGGGGGCACACGGTGACCGTCTACACCCGGAGGGACGCAACGGAGCTTCCCGCCAGGGTGAAGGTGGGCCGCCGGCTGGAAGTGGTCCATGTGGATGCCGGACCGGCCTGCCACATTCCCAAGGATGAGCTTCTTCCGTTGATGGGGGAGCTTGCGGACGGCGTCGCCAAGGATTGGGGGCAGCGTCGGCCCGACGTGGTCCACGGCCATTTTTGGATGTCCGGCCTCGCGGCCCTGTACGCGGCGCGGCGGGAGGGGGCAGGCTACCAGGTGCCGGTCATCCAGACTTTCCATGCCCTGGGAACTGTCAAACGGAGGCATCAGGGCGCCGAGGACACCAGTCCGTTGGAGCGCCGCTGGCTGGAACCCGGGGTGGGACGCTCCGCAGACAGGATCATCGCCACCTGTTCGGATGAGGTCTTTGAACTCAAGGCCATGGGGATCAACACGAGCAAGATTTCCATCGCTCCCTGCGGTGTTGACCTTGACCTCTTCTCCACGGAGGGACCCGCCGACCCCCGGCCAAGGAGGCACCGGATCCTCTCGGTGGGCAGGCTGGTTCCGCGCAAGGGCGTGGATTTGGTGATCCGCGCACTTCCGCTCCTGAGCGAGGCAGGATTCGACGACGTCGAACTCCTGATTGTGGGCGGTGGCGGGGACTCCAAGGTTCTTGATGCTGACCCGGAAGTACGCCGCCTCCTGGGGCTGGCCGAGGAACTGAACCTTTCGGATCGGGTGACATTGCAGGGGCAGGTACCCCGGGCCGCCATGCCAGGGATCTTCCGAAGCGCCGACGCAGTGGTCTGCTCACCCTGGTATGAGCCCTTCGGCATCGTCCCGCTCGAAGCCATGGCTTGTGGAGTGCCGGTGGTGGCTGCGGCAGTGGGCGGGCTCCGCGACACTGTGGTTGATCACGGCACCGGGCTTCACGTACCGCCGCGGGATCCGGAAGCGATCGCGTCCGCCCTGGCGCTCCTGCTGGGTGATCCAGCCCTGGCGGCCGAACTCGGCAGAGCCGGGCAATTGAGAGCCCGATCGAGGTATTCCTGGGATCGGGTGGCTGTCGAAACCGAAAAGGCCTACAAGCTGGCGATGGCGGAAGCTTCGGCCGGCCGGGTCCCCATGGAAGGAGCTGCGCTGTGA